The Candidatus Accumulibacter similis genome has a segment encoding these proteins:
- a CDS encoding ABC transporter permease, translating into MIRSQDMLQFAVRALRAHRLRSFLTLLGIAVGIAAVILLTSIGEGIHRFVLAEFTQFGTNVISVAPGRIKTSGPAPTGIPTSVRPLTLDDARALERLPHVTGMTATVWGNTEVAANGRLRRTTVNGVSAAMLRVFSIDVRSGQFLPADEADSARAFVVLGARLKEELFGPANPLGAKVRVGGMQFRVIGVLEAKGQILGIDLDDAAYIPTARALELYNRDGIMKIDLSYEEGVPAAAVSALVTATLKARHGREDFTITTQEDMLRTLSNILDVLTMAVGALGSISLLVGAVGIATIMTIAVAERTGEIGLLVALGAPRRSILGLFLGEAVALSAFGGLLGLLLGIGLAQLLHLLLPALPVHTPFSFAVLAEALTIVIGLLAGVLPARRAAWLNAVDALRSE; encoded by the coding sequence ATGATCCGCAGCCAGGACATGCTCCAGTTCGCCGTGCGCGCGCTGCGGGCACACCGGCTGCGCAGCTTCCTGACCCTGCTCGGCATCGCCGTCGGGATTGCGGCGGTGATCCTGCTGACCTCGATCGGCGAGGGGATCCACCGCTTCGTCCTCGCCGAGTTCACCCAGTTCGGCACCAACGTGATCAGTGTCGCACCCGGCCGGATCAAGACCTCCGGGCCGGCGCCGACCGGCATCCCGACCTCGGTACGACCGCTGACGCTCGACGATGCACGTGCGCTCGAACGCCTGCCGCACGTGACGGGGATGACCGCCACCGTCTGGGGCAACACCGAGGTCGCTGCCAACGGCCGCCTGCGGCGAACGACGGTCAACGGCGTCAGCGCGGCGATGCTGCGGGTGTTCAGCATCGATGTTCGCAGCGGCCAGTTCCTGCCAGCCGATGAAGCCGACTCCGCCCGCGCCTTCGTTGTCCTCGGCGCACGCCTGAAGGAGGAACTGTTCGGGCCGGCGAATCCGCTGGGTGCGAAGGTGCGCGTCGGCGGCATGCAGTTTCGCGTCATCGGCGTCCTCGAGGCGAAGGGGCAGATACTCGGCATCGACCTCGACGACGCGGCCTACATCCCGACCGCGCGCGCACTCGAACTCTACAACCGCGATGGCATCATGAAGATCGACCTGTCGTACGAGGAAGGCGTGCCGGCCGCCGCCGTCAGTGCGCTGGTCACGGCAACGCTGAAGGCCCGCCACGGACGCGAAGATTTCACCATCACGACGCAGGAAGACATGCTGCGCACACTGTCGAACATCCTCGATGTCCTGACCATGGCCGTCGGTGCGCTGGGCAGCATCTCGCTGCTCGTCGGTGCCGTCGGCATCGCCACGATCATGACCATCGCCGTCGCCGAGCGAACCGGGGAAATCGGCCTGCTGGTCGCTCTCGGCGCCCCGAGGCGCAGCATCCTCGGCCTCTTTCTCGGCGAGGCGGTCGCCCTGTCGGCATTCGGCGGACTGCTCGGCCTGCTGCTCGGCATCGGCCTCGCGCAACTCCTTCACCTGCTGCTACCCGCGCTGCCGGTACACACCCCTTTCAGCTTCGCTGTCCTGGCCGAAGCGCTGACCATCGTCATCGGGCTGCTGGCAGGGGTTCTGCCGGCACGGCGTGCTGCCTGGCTGAACGCCGTCGATGCGTTGCGCAGCGAGTGA
- a CDS encoding CBS domain-containing protein, with amino-acid sequence MFAVYGLSGPIFRGTFERLGEVAAVTRSRAVQPIAGEEPRAPFGTPSAQAIRAYRQILRPDGDRGPLYHAYQIMQRPVVSLSSEDAVEHAWRLLLERRIHQAPVLDAGYRLVGIVSERDLLTALNLGPDGPRDIMARQVGDVMTTPVVSADPVTDIRRIAQVMLEHGVDGVPIVNDRDALVGFVSRGDVLRAVISDPPLSLWR; translated from the coding sequence GTGTTTGCGGTCTACGGCCTGAGCGGCCCCATCTTCCGCGGCACCTTCGAGAGACTCGGCGAGGTGGCAGCGGTCACGCGCAGTCGCGCGGTGCAACCGATCGCCGGCGAAGAGCCACGCGCCCCGTTCGGCACACCAAGCGCGCAGGCGATCAGAGCCTACCGCCAGATCCTGCGCCCGGATGGCGATCGCGGCCCCCTCTACCATGCCTACCAGATCATGCAGCGACCGGTCGTTTCGCTGTCCAGCGAGGACGCCGTCGAACACGCCTGGCGCCTGCTGCTCGAACGGCGCATTCATCAGGCGCCGGTGCTCGATGCCGGCTACCGGCTGGTCGGCATCGTCAGCGAACGTGATCTGCTGACCGCGCTCAACCTCGGTCCGGATGGCCCGCGCGACATCATGGCGCGTCAGGTCGGCGACGTGATGACCACTCCCGTCGTCAGCGCCGATCCGGTCACCGACATCCGGCGCATTGCGCAGGTGATGCTCGAGCACGGAGTCGATGGCGTGCCGATCGTCAATGACCGCGACGCGCTGGTCGGTTTCGTATCGCGCGGCGACGTGCTGCGCGCAGTCATCAGCGACCCGCCGCTGAGCCTCTGGCGTTAG
- the arsC gene encoding arsenate reductase (glutaredoxin) (This arsenate reductase requires both glutathione and glutaredoxin to convert arsenate to arsenite, after which the efflux transporter formed by ArsA and ArsB can extrude the arsenite from the cell, providing resistance.) — protein sequence MSQTPVRIYHNRRCSKSRAACQLVAQSGLPAEIIDYLETPPSRDELRVLLRQLGMPAADLVRRGEAVFRQLYAGRALGEEEWLDALVAHPILIERPIVVRGDRAIVGRPPEKVLELLQAE from the coding sequence ATGAGCCAGACCCCCGTGCGCATCTATCACAACCGGCGCTGCTCGAAGAGCCGCGCCGCCTGCCAGCTGGTTGCGCAAAGCGGCCTTCCCGCCGAGATCATCGACTACCTGGAAACGCCGCCGAGCCGCGACGAACTGCGCGTGCTGCTGCGCCAGCTCGGCATGCCGGCAGCCGACCTGGTGCGCCGCGGTGAAGCCGTCTTCCGGCAGCTCTACGCCGGTCGGGCGTTGGGCGAGGAAGAGTGGCTCGACGCGCTGGTCGCCCACCCGATCCTGATCGAACGTCCGATCGTCGTCCGTGGCGATCGGGCCATCGTCGGCCGCCCGCCGGAAAAGGTCCTCGAACTGCTGCAGGCGGAGTGA
- a CDS encoding glutamine--tRNA ligase/YqeY domain fusion protein has protein sequence MSQESNSRAASSSALVSTNFIRNIIEADLAAGTHAQRRWSGRPGPGAQQLSGPLDPARIRTRFPPEPNGYLHFGHAKSICLNFGLAQDYGGRCHLRFDDTNPEREEQEYVDSIIESVRWLGFSWETGADEAAQAECNLYYASDYFAWMIAFAEYLIDSGNAYVDSQSAEEMRASRGTLTDPGTDSPYRQRSVAENRDLFRRMQQGEFSDGAHVLRARIDMASANINLRDPAIYRIRHASHHNTGDRWCVYPMYTYAHPIEDALENITHSICTLEFADQRPFYDWLLERLAEGGLLQRPLPQQIEFSRLNLSYIVLSKRKLIQLVDEGHVAGWDDPRLPTLVGARRRGYPAEGFRRFAERVGASRSDSLIEYSQLEDTMREVLNESAERRMAVLDPLRLIIDNYPEGESEECLAANHPQQPERGKRVLPFGRELWIERDDFMLQPSKGYHRLHPGSLVRLRNAYVVRCTGCEHDASGAVSAVHCEYLPDSRSGTAGSDNYKVKGNLHWVSIAAACRAEVRLYDRLFAVAAPGARREGDPEGVERDFRDDINPASMRVIEAWVEPSLRDTCAEESFQFERHGYFVADRVDSKPGALVFNRTVTLRDSWTAQAGPRR, from the coding sequence GTGAGCCAGGAGTCCAACAGCAGGGCGGCGAGTTCGTCCGCACTCGTCAGTACCAACTTCATCCGCAACATCATCGAGGCCGACCTCGCCGCCGGCACGCATGCACAGCGTCGCTGGTCGGGCCGGCCCGGGCCGGGAGCACAGCAGCTTTCCGGGCCGCTTGATCCGGCGCGCATCCGCACGCGTTTCCCGCCCGAGCCGAACGGTTACCTGCACTTCGGCCACGCCAAGTCGATCTGTCTCAACTTCGGGCTGGCGCAGGATTACGGCGGTCGTTGCCATCTTCGCTTCGATGACACCAATCCGGAAAGGGAGGAGCAGGAGTACGTCGATTCGATCATCGAATCGGTACGCTGGCTCGGTTTCTCCTGGGAGACGGGCGCGGACGAGGCGGCGCAGGCGGAATGCAACCTCTACTACGCATCGGATTACTTCGCGTGGATGATCGCCTTCGCCGAGTACCTGATCGACAGCGGGAATGCCTATGTCGACAGCCAGAGCGCGGAGGAGATGCGCGCCAGCCGCGGCACGCTGACCGATCCCGGCACGGACTCGCCCTATCGTCAGCGCAGCGTCGCCGAGAACAGGGATCTGTTCCGGCGCATGCAGCAGGGGGAATTTTCCGACGGCGCGCATGTCCTGCGGGCGCGCATCGACATGGCGTCGGCGAACATCAACCTGCGCGATCCGGCGATCTATCGCATTCGCCATGCGAGTCACCACAACACCGGCGACCGCTGGTGCGTCTATCCGATGTACACCTACGCGCACCCGATCGAGGATGCGCTCGAGAACATCACCCATTCCATCTGCACGCTCGAGTTCGCCGACCAGCGGCCGTTCTACGACTGGCTGCTCGAGCGTCTCGCCGAAGGCGGCCTGCTGCAGCGTCCGTTGCCGCAGCAGATCGAGTTTTCGCGCCTCAACCTGAGTTATATCGTCCTCTCCAAACGCAAGCTGATCCAGCTCGTCGACGAGGGGCACGTGGCGGGCTGGGATGATCCACGGTTGCCGACGCTCGTCGGCGCGCGCCGGCGCGGCTACCCCGCCGAGGGATTCCGGCGTTTCGCCGAACGGGTCGGTGCCTCGCGATCGGATTCGCTGATCGAGTACTCGCAACTCGAGGACACGATGCGTGAGGTGCTCAACGAGTCGGCCGAGCGGCGCATGGCGGTGCTCGATCCGTTGCGGCTGATCATCGACAACTATCCGGAGGGCGAGAGCGAGGAGTGCCTGGCGGCGAATCACCCGCAGCAGCCGGAGCGGGGCAAGCGCGTTCTGCCCTTCGGCCGCGAGTTGTGGATCGAGCGCGACGATTTCATGCTGCAGCCGAGCAAGGGCTACCATCGCCTCCATCCGGGCAGCCTGGTGCGCCTGCGCAATGCCTATGTCGTGCGCTGCACGGGTTGCGAGCACGACGCGAGCGGTGCCGTCAGCGCGGTGCATTGCGAGTACCTGCCGGATTCGCGCAGCGGCACGGCCGGTTCCGACAACTACAAGGTGAAGGGAAATCTGCACTGGGTGTCGATCGCCGCCGCCTGCCGCGCCGAGGTGCGGCTCTACGACCGGCTGTTCGCGGTTGCCGCTCCCGGCGCACGGCGTGAGGGCGATCCCGAGGGAGTCGAGCGCGACTTCCGCGACGACATCAATCCGGCCAGCATGCGCGTCATCGAGGCATGGGTCGAGCCCTCGCTGCGCGACACCTGCGCCGAGGAGTCCTTCCAGTTCGAAAGGCACGGCTACTTCGTCGCCGACAGGGTCGACTCGAAGCCGGGGGCACTGGTCTTCAACCGCACGGTGACGCTGCGCGATTCGTGGACGGCGCAGGCAGGGCCGCGTCGCTGA